The following are encoded in a window of Mumia flava genomic DNA:
- a CDS encoding phosphoglycerate dehydrogenase, with amino-acid sequence MPRVLITTDYLCPGDDVDAYLRAAGMDTVHLPMRGARDPEELAAALEGIDAALIANEPMTADVLGRADRLRAVVRTGVGYDSVDVEAAARHGITVSNLPGINANAVAEYTLGLLLASARRLVASAAGVAAGGWPREDGHELRGATLGLVGFGASARAVTPLARAFGMEVLCTTQVPPDERGDVAGEVSFVGLEELLARSDYVSIHTALNDRTRGLIDADAFTRMKPNAILINTARGPIVDEQALVDAVRDRRIAGAALDVVAAEPLPPDSPLRDVDGIVVYSHMAGQTAEARAAAGMRGAEEIVAALAGRPRSSVNQHLIDAAPRTAAADALTAGGQPS; translated from the coding sequence GTGCCCCGCGTCCTCATCACCACCGACTACCTGTGCCCCGGCGACGACGTCGACGCGTACCTGCGCGCCGCCGGGATGGACACCGTCCACCTGCCGATGCGCGGAGCTCGGGACCCTGAGGAGCTCGCCGCGGCGCTCGAAGGGATCGACGCCGCCCTGATCGCGAACGAGCCGATGACCGCCGACGTCCTCGGCCGCGCCGACCGCCTCCGTGCGGTCGTACGGACGGGTGTCGGGTACGACTCGGTCGACGTCGAGGCGGCAGCCCGGCACGGGATCACGGTGAGCAACCTGCCGGGGATCAACGCGAACGCGGTTGCGGAGTACACGCTCGGCCTGCTGCTCGCGTCGGCCCGCCGCCTGGTCGCGAGCGCGGCCGGTGTCGCCGCCGGCGGCTGGCCCCGCGAGGACGGGCACGAGCTGCGCGGCGCGACGCTCGGGCTGGTCGGCTTCGGCGCGTCGGCGCGTGCGGTGACACCGCTGGCGCGGGCGTTCGGGATGGAGGTGCTCTGCACGACGCAGGTGCCGCCGGACGAGCGGGGTGACGTCGCCGGGGAGGTCAGCTTCGTCGGCCTCGAGGAGCTGCTCGCGCGCTCGGACTACGTGTCGATCCACACCGCGCTCAACGACCGCACGCGTGGCCTGATCGACGCCGACGCGTTCACGCGGATGAAGCCGAACGCGATCCTGATCAACACCGCACGCGGGCCGATCGTCGACGAGCAGGCACTGGTCGACGCCGTCCGTGACCGTCGGATCGCCGGCGCGGCGCTCGACGTCGTCGCCGCCGAGCCGCTGCCACCGGACAGCCCGCTGCGCGACGTCGACGGGATCGTCGTCTACTCCCACATGGCCGGCCAGACTGCCGAGGCGCGTGCCGCCGCCGGGATGCGCGGCGCGGAGGAGATCGTCGCGGCCCTCGCCGGACGACCGCGCTCGAGCGTGAACCAGCACCTGATCGACGCGGCGCCCCGTACGGCCGCCGCCGACGCCCTCACTGCAGGAGGACAGCCCTCATGA
- a CDS encoding MFS transporter codes for MTTTAATPRSQRSMERRITFLVALAVFAQESTWNFYDSQVPALLRDHLASAALIGLCMGMDNLLGIFIQPWMGNRSDRTRTSWGRRMPYLVVGMPIAALLFLLIPHAAGTLATLLVVMFAYALVANSFKPIGESLMPDFIAPERRSRANAAVKIASAITVIVAALISLLVVDDHPDLAFAIPSALMLISIAVLAATVRDSRSPAYQQALAEDADPDRKDAAHVRVRETLGEIVRDTDRSRLLIIFAIFLFGGAWAASRSLVTPYGMEVLDLTRGQAGGLTLPAGIAYIIAAYPMALIAERIGRLKVMIIGMAIFAGGMILATVVQTPAGTVTGLCIGAAGASGFMINAVVVLWNLAPSARVLGTYAGLHTVGWATGGFLGPAMIGAVVDVTSWSWMLLDIAVLTALAILVVVKVQSAQRQRADGRAL; via the coding sequence ATGACGACGACGGCGGCGACACCCCGGTCGCAGCGCTCGATGGAGCGGCGCATCACCTTCCTGGTGGCGCTGGCCGTGTTCGCCCAGGAGTCCACCTGGAACTTCTACGACAGCCAGGTCCCGGCCCTGCTGCGCGACCACCTCGCGAGCGCCGCGCTGATCGGCCTGTGCATGGGCATGGACAACCTGCTCGGCATCTTCATCCAGCCCTGGATGGGCAACCGCTCGGACCGCACCCGTACGTCGTGGGGCCGGCGGATGCCGTACCTGGTCGTCGGGATGCCCATCGCGGCACTGCTCTTCCTGCTGATCCCGCACGCGGCCGGCACGCTCGCGACGCTGCTCGTCGTGATGTTCGCCTACGCGCTGGTCGCGAACTCGTTCAAGCCCATCGGCGAGTCTCTGATGCCCGACTTCATCGCGCCGGAGCGTCGCAGCCGCGCGAACGCCGCGGTGAAGATCGCGTCGGCCATCACCGTGATCGTGGCCGCCCTGATCAGCCTGCTCGTGGTCGACGACCACCCGGACCTGGCGTTCGCGATCCCGTCGGCGCTCATGCTGATCTCGATCGCCGTGCTCGCCGCGACCGTCCGCGACAGCCGCTCCCCGGCGTACCAGCAGGCGCTCGCCGAGGACGCCGACCCCGACCGCAAGGACGCCGCGCACGTGCGGGTCCGCGAGACGCTCGGCGAGATCGTGCGCGACACCGACCGCAGCCGACTGCTGATCATCTTCGCGATCTTCCTCTTCGGCGGGGCGTGGGCGGCCTCGCGCTCCCTGGTGACCCCGTACGGCATGGAGGTCCTCGACCTCACCCGCGGCCAGGCCGGCGGGCTCACGCTGCCGGCCGGGATCGCCTACATCATCGCCGCCTACCCGATGGCGCTGATCGCCGAACGGATCGGCCGGCTCAAGGTGATGATCATCGGGATGGCGATCTTCGCCGGCGGCATGATCCTCGCGACCGTCGTGCAGACCCCGGCCGGCACCGTGACCGGCCTGTGCATCGGCGCGGCGGGCGCGTCCGGGTTCATGATCAACGCCGTCGTCGTCCTGTGGAACCTCGCTCCGTCCGCTCGTGTCCTCGGGACGTACGCCGGGCTGCACACCGTGGGATGGGCGACCGGCGGGTTCCTCGGTCCCGCGATGATCGGCGCCGTCGTCGACGTCACGAGCTGGTCGTGGATGCTGCTCGACATCGCCGTCCTGACCGCGCTCGCGATCCTGGTCGTCGTCAAGGTCCAGTCCGCCCAGCGGCAGCGCGCCGACGGACGCGCGCTGTGA